Proteins from a genomic interval of Maniola jurtina chromosome 8, ilManJurt1.1, whole genome shotgun sequence:
- the LOC123867523 gene encoding myc box-dependent-interacting protein 1 isoform X2: MAESKGALIAKSVQKHAGRAKEKLLQNLGKVDRTLDDIFEEHLQNFNRQHQTATRLQKEFNNYIRCIRAVQTASKSLMEAITEVYESGWSGHDLLYVQAQNMEMLWQDFSHKLGDQVLIPLNTYTNQFPEVRKKIEKRGRKLVDYDGQRHSFQNLQANAAKRRDDVKVTKGREQLEEAKRTYEILNSELHDELPALYDSRVLFFVNNLQTLFSAEQLFHSESSKVYAELEAITDKLAMDSQRGSYKKPSIKALPATNGNAASPTNTVQRSPGAVPKLNNNEEARQQDDTHNDTTDKKETDKLNQTPKTEEVYDIPVGATLAGLPAGTLYRVRATYRYTREDCDELSFEVGDIIRVVEYDDPDEQEEGWLMGIKESTNEKGMFPANFTRPI; the protein is encoded by the exons CTGCTACAAAACCTGGGCAAAGTAGACCGGACACTAGACGACATCTTCGAGGAGCACCTGCAGAACTTCAACCGACAGCACCAGACGGCCACCAGGCTTCAGAAGGAATTCAACAATTACATACGATGCATACGAG CGGTTCAAACAGCATCCAAGTCGCTGATGGAGGCGATCACAGAAGTGTACGAGAGCGGCTGGTCGGGCCACGACCTGCTGTATGTGCAGGCGCAGAACATGGAGATGCTGTGGCAGGACTTCTCGCACAAGCTCGGCGACCAAGTGCTCATCCCGCTCAACACCTACACCAACCAGTTCCCTGAAGTTAGG AAAAAGATCGAGAAACGTGGTCGGAAGCTAGTGGACTACGATGGACAGAGACATAGTTTCCAGAACCTGCAGGCGAATGCGGCTAAAAGAAGAGACGACGTGAAG GTAACCAAAGGTCGGGAGCAGCTAGAGGAAGCCAAACGCACATACGAGATCCTGAACTCGGAACTGCACGACGAGTTGCCAGCCCTATACGACTCACGTGTTTTGTTCTTTGTCAACAATCTACAGACATTGTTCAGCGCTGAACAGCTCTTCCACTCCGAGAGTTCAAAG GTATACGCGGAACTGGAAGCGATAACAGACAAGCTAGCGATGGACAGCCAACGCGGCTCGTACAAGAAGCCGTCGATCAAGGCGCTGCCCGCCACTAACGGCAACGCGGCCTCGCCCACCAACACTGTGCAGA GGTCGCCGGGTGCAGTACCCAAGCTCAACAACAACGAGGAAGCGAGACAGCAGGACGACACGCACAACGATACAACGGATAAGAAAGAGACGGACAAACTCAACCAGACGCCCAAAACAGAAGAGGTGTATGACATACCCGTCG GGGCGACTCTGGCGGGCTTGCCGGCCGGCACGCTGTACCGCGTGCGCGCGACGTACCGCTACACGCGCGAGGACTGCGACGAGCTGTCATTCGAGGTGGGCGACATCATACGCGTCGTGGAGTACGACGATCCAGACGAACAG gaGGAAGGCTGGCTAATGGGTATAAAGGAATCGACCAATGAGAAGGGCATGTTCCCCGCCAACTTCACGCGGCCTATCTGA
- the LOC123867523 gene encoding myc box-dependent-interacting protein 1 isoform X1 — protein sequence MAESKGALIAKSVQKHAGRAKEKLLQNLGKVDRTLDDIFEEHLQNFNRQHQTATRLQKEFNNYIRCIRAVQTASKSLMEAITEVYESGWSGHDLLYVQAQNMEMLWQDFSHKLGDQVLIPLNTYTNQFPEVRKKIEKRGRKLVDYDGQRHSFQNLQANAAKRRDDVKVTKGREQLEEAKRTYEILNSELHDELPALYDSRVLFFVNNLQTLFSAEQLFHSESSKVYAELEAITDKLAMDSQRGSYKKPSIKALPATNGNAASPTNTVQTPSPALNGDSPPSTPASPSPAPSSPGGDVSPAPADQLPAPRTPEPAPPARRDPSSPPVTPAAPPDDKKVEELYDIPVGSPGAVPKLNNNEEARQQDDTHNDTTDKKETDKLNQTPKTEEVYDIPVGATLAGLPAGTLYRVRATYRYTREDCDELSFEVGDIIRVVEYDDPDEQEEGWLMGIKESTNEKGMFPANFTRPI from the exons CTGCTACAAAACCTGGGCAAAGTAGACCGGACACTAGACGACATCTTCGAGGAGCACCTGCAGAACTTCAACCGACAGCACCAGACGGCCACCAGGCTTCAGAAGGAATTCAACAATTACATACGATGCATACGAG CGGTTCAAACAGCATCCAAGTCGCTGATGGAGGCGATCACAGAAGTGTACGAGAGCGGCTGGTCGGGCCACGACCTGCTGTATGTGCAGGCGCAGAACATGGAGATGCTGTGGCAGGACTTCTCGCACAAGCTCGGCGACCAAGTGCTCATCCCGCTCAACACCTACACCAACCAGTTCCCTGAAGTTAGG AAAAAGATCGAGAAACGTGGTCGGAAGCTAGTGGACTACGATGGACAGAGACATAGTTTCCAGAACCTGCAGGCGAATGCGGCTAAAAGAAGAGACGACGTGAAG GTAACCAAAGGTCGGGAGCAGCTAGAGGAAGCCAAACGCACATACGAGATCCTGAACTCGGAACTGCACGACGAGTTGCCAGCCCTATACGACTCACGTGTTTTGTTCTTTGTCAACAATCTACAGACATTGTTCAGCGCTGAACAGCTCTTCCACTCCGAGAGTTCAAAG GTATACGCGGAACTGGAAGCGATAACAGACAAGCTAGCGATGGACAGCCAACGCGGCTCGTACAAGAAGCCGTCGATCAAGGCGCTGCCCGCCACTAACGGCAACGCGGCCTCGCCCACCAACACTGTGCAGA CGCCGTCCCCCGCGCTCAACGGAGACTCGCCGCCCTCCACGCCCGCCTCGCCGTCCCCCGCGCCCTCCTCCCCCGGCGGCGACGTGTCCCCCGCGCCGGCCGACCAGCTCCCCGCGCCGCGCACCCCcgagcccgcgccgcccgcgcgccgCGACCCCTCCTCGCCGCCCGTCACGCCCGCCGCGCCACCCGACGATAAGAAGGTTGAAGAACTATATGACATCCCTGTCG GGTCGCCGGGTGCAGTACCCAAGCTCAACAACAACGAGGAAGCGAGACAGCAGGACGACACGCACAACGATACAACGGATAAGAAAGAGACGGACAAACTCAACCAGACGCCCAAAACAGAAGAGGTGTATGACATACCCGTCG GGGCGACTCTGGCGGGCTTGCCGGCCGGCACGCTGTACCGCGTGCGCGCGACGTACCGCTACACGCGCGAGGACTGCGACGAGCTGTCATTCGAGGTGGGCGACATCATACGCGTCGTGGAGTACGACGATCCAGACGAACAG gaGGAAGGCTGGCTAATGGGTATAAAGGAATCGACCAATGAGAAGGGCATGTTCCCCGCCAACTTCACGCGGCCTATCTGA
- the LOC123867523 gene encoding myc box-dependent-interacting protein 1 isoform X3, whose product MAESKGALIAKSVQKHAGRAKEKLLQNLGKVDRTLDDIFEEHLQNFNRQHQTATRLQKEFNNYIRCIRAVQTASKSLMEAITEVYESGWSGHDLLYVQAQNMEMLWQDFSHKLGDQVLIPLNTYTNQFPEVRKKIEKRGRKLVDYDGQRHSFQNLQANAAKRRDDVKVTKGREQLEEAKRTYEILNSELHDELPALYDSRVLFFVNNLQTLFSAEQLFHSESSKVYAELEAITDKLAMDSQRGSYKKPSIKALPATNGNAASPTNTVQRATLAGLPAGTLYRVRATYRYTREDCDELSFEVGDIIRVVEYDDPDEQEEGWLMGIKESTNEKGMFPANFTRPI is encoded by the exons CTGCTACAAAACCTGGGCAAAGTAGACCGGACACTAGACGACATCTTCGAGGAGCACCTGCAGAACTTCAACCGACAGCACCAGACGGCCACCAGGCTTCAGAAGGAATTCAACAATTACATACGATGCATACGAG CGGTTCAAACAGCATCCAAGTCGCTGATGGAGGCGATCACAGAAGTGTACGAGAGCGGCTGGTCGGGCCACGACCTGCTGTATGTGCAGGCGCAGAACATGGAGATGCTGTGGCAGGACTTCTCGCACAAGCTCGGCGACCAAGTGCTCATCCCGCTCAACACCTACACCAACCAGTTCCCTGAAGTTAGG AAAAAGATCGAGAAACGTGGTCGGAAGCTAGTGGACTACGATGGACAGAGACATAGTTTCCAGAACCTGCAGGCGAATGCGGCTAAAAGAAGAGACGACGTGAAG GTAACCAAAGGTCGGGAGCAGCTAGAGGAAGCCAAACGCACATACGAGATCCTGAACTCGGAACTGCACGACGAGTTGCCAGCCCTATACGACTCACGTGTTTTGTTCTTTGTCAACAATCTACAGACATTGTTCAGCGCTGAACAGCTCTTCCACTCCGAGAGTTCAAAG GTATACGCGGAACTGGAAGCGATAACAGACAAGCTAGCGATGGACAGCCAACGCGGCTCGTACAAGAAGCCGTCGATCAAGGCGCTGCCCGCCACTAACGGCAACGCGGCCTCGCCCACCAACACTGTGCAGA GGGCGACTCTGGCGGGCTTGCCGGCCGGCACGCTGTACCGCGTGCGCGCGACGTACCGCTACACGCGCGAGGACTGCGACGAGCTGTCATTCGAGGTGGGCGACATCATACGCGTCGTGGAGTACGACGATCCAGACGAACAG gaGGAAGGCTGGCTAATGGGTATAAAGGAATCGACCAATGAGAAGGGCATGTTCCCCGCCAACTTCACGCGGCCTATCTGA
- the LOC123867522 gene encoding uncharacterized protein LOC123867522, whose amino-acid sequence MYSTWKLKELKDELKKRGGRITGKKSELVERLEAYDRNFNFGHQTLQASQSQAIDVPAVELYKDVNSSTILPKITKHHIQSYFDRFNKNICDAVKLYESRYLLVLRSATSGQDTYLKGYCKASMKQLQYEINIKLNNDGMPEEANCECAAGEGNEAHCKHIAVVLLAAENIVQQKIIILHEVSTSQLQTFHKPSRKYYATPLRASRFPSKRDINNTVFSPYLKQNPDFDKKAFQCRFQSMILNYPQSSMPIKQIYPVASQRSICLDHEYLEKSAIDCFLESMVLQNVSEQKILEIERETRGQSNNPKWHSYRKTHITASIFHTVCHLKTESLLKYSSQILHKTTIKTKAMAHGNINEKIAMKKYMDTFNLEITECGLFLSKERPYLGASPDGLLGSETIIEVKCPYSSRNKEVCPLNVPYLQYENGKLSLKKNNIYYYQIQGQLYVTKRKFCNLLVYTFKSLEVIFIDYDEEFIKYMLEKLDYFYHNFFKAAVIKKLLYKE is encoded by the exons ATGTATTCTACCTGGAAGCTCAAAGAATTGAAAgacgaattaaaaaaacgaGGAGGGAGGATAACTGGAAAGAAATCGGAACTTGTAGAAAG gttagAAGCCTACGatcgaaattttaattttggtcaCCAAACCCTGCAAGCTTCTCAAAGCCAAGCAATTGACGTACCTGCTGTAGAACTTTACAAAGACGTTAATAGCTCCACCATATTGCCGAAGATTACCAAACATCATATTCAAAGTtactttgatag attcaataaaaatatctgcGATGCTGTTAAATTGTATGAATCGAGATACCTTCTTGTTTTACGATCAGCAACATCTGGccaagatacttacctaaaag GTTATTGCAAGGCATCCATGAAACAACTTCAATACGAGATTAACATCAAATTAAATAACGATGGAATGCCTGAAGAGGCAAACTGTGAATGTGCAGCAGGTGAAGGCAATGAAGCCCACTGTAAACACATTGCTGTGGTGCTTCTTGCAGCAGAAAACATTGtccagcaaaaaataataatacttcatGAAGTTTCTACGTCACAACTACAGACATTCCATAAGCCATCAAGGAAATATTATGCTACTCCATTACGAGCTTCCAGATTCCCATCAAAAAGGGATATAAATAATACTGTCTTCTCGCCATACTTGAAGCAAAACCCTGATTTTGACAAGAAGGCATTTCAATGCAGATTCCAGTCCATGATTCTAAATTATCCACAGTCATCAATGCCTATAAAACAGATATATCCTGTAGCCAGCCAACGAAGCATATGTTTGGACCATGAGTACTTGGAAAAAAGTGCTATAGATTGTTTTTTAGAATCTATGGTATTGCAAAATGTATCAGAACAAAAGATTCTGGAAATAGAAAGGGAGACTCGAGGACAAAGCAATAACCCAAAATGGCATAGTTACAGAAAAACCCATATAACAGCCAGCATTTTTCATACTGTGTGCcatttaaaaactgaaagtttattgaaatattccAGTCAAATCTTAcataaaactacaataaaaaccaaagcaatgGCACATggtaatataaatgaaaaaattgcaatgaaaaaatatatggacACTTTTAATCTTGAAATTACAGAATGTGGGTTATTTTTGAGTAAGGAACGTCCTTACCTAGGAGCATCCCCTGATGGCTTACTGGGATCAGAAACAATAATAGAAGTAAAATGTCCATATAGTTCGCGGAACAAAGAAGTTTGTCCACTAAATGTGCCATATCTACAATATGAAAATGGGAAACTCTCTTTGAAAAAGAACAACATATATTACTATCAAATACAAGGGCAATTGTATGTCACAAAAAGGAAATTTTGCAACTTATTGGTTTATACCTTCAAAAGTTTAGAAGTCATATTCATTGATTATGATGAAGAATTCATTAAGTACATGTTAGAAaaacttgattatttttatcacaactTCTTTAAAGCTGCTGTGATTAAAAAACTCCtatataaagaataa